Below is a genomic region from Miniphocaeibacter halophilus.
TAGATGAATTAAAGATAGATAAAGTTGATGGAATTTTAATGGATATAGGGGTTTCATCATATCAAATAGATAAGGATGAAAGAGGATTTTCATATATTCACAATAGTGAATTAGATATGCGAATGGACCAATCTCAAGAATTAACAGCAAAATATATTGTTAACAACTATTCATCTAAGGAGTTAACAGATATATTTTACAAGTATGGAGAAGAAAAATGGTCAAAAAGAATAGCTGATTTTATTGTTGAAAAAAGAAAAGATAAAGAGATAAGAACAACTTTTGATTTAGTTGAAATAATAGATAGTGCTGTACCAGTTGATGTTAGAAGAAGGTCAAAAGGACATTATTCAAAAAGAGTATTTCAAGCATTAAGAATAGAAGTAAATAATGAGTTGGGAGTTTTAGAAGAAGTTCTTCCTAAAATGATAGATTATTTAAATTTTGGTGGAAGACTATGTATAATAACTTTTCATTCATTAGAAGATAGAATAGTTAAAAATATTTTTAAAGATTTAAATACTTCATGTATATGTCCTCCAGAAATTCCAATATGTGTATGTAATAAGAAAAAGAAGATTAAAATCATCACAAGAAAACCAATTGTTCCATCTGAAGAAGAGATAGAACAAAATCCTAGATCTAAAAGTGCAAAATTAAGAATTGTTGAAAGAGTGAGGGATTAAAATGGAGGCACGTAGTTTTGAATATTACTATGAGGAAATTGAAGAGGATATAGTAGTTCCTAAAAAAAGAATAAAAAAAAGAAAAAAGAATTTAAATAGGCAATACAATAAAACAAAAACCATTAATAGAGCACAAACCAAAAGTGCAATAAATGCAAAGAAGTTAATAATTTCTATTTACGGTATTGTTAACTTGTTGTTAATAGCCATAACCTTATATGGTTACATTACATTGAGTAATGCTAGTTTGGAAATAACACAAATAAAATCCGATATAACTGAAATGGAAACTATAAGGGATCAATATAAGATGGAAATAGCAAAGTACTCATCTTCTGAAAGAATTGAAGAAATAGCTAAATATAATTTAGGAATGTCTTATCCTGAAGAAAATCAATTTTATTATTTATCTAATAAGAATAACTATGATAATATAGATAGCAAAGATAAAAATGAAGAATTATTGTTAGCAGGAGTAAAAGATAAGACAGAATATGAAAAAGAATAAGAATTTTTCAAAGTTACAAAAAACATTTCAAAATAGAACTATTGCTATTTTTTTAATATCCTTATTTATAGTGGCTATTTTTGCAGTTAGGCTTATATGGTTATACAATTCTGAATACAGAGTAAGAGCAGCTGAACAAAGACAAAAAACCATTGAAATACCAGCCCATAGAGGAAATATTTTAGATAGTAATGGAAATATATTAGCAGAGTCGGTAAAAGTAAATGTATTGTACTATATACCTGAAAAAATTTCTCAACAACAAAGGGATGTTTTAATTAATGGCTTAAGTAGAATATTAAATATTAATACAGACGAAATAAATGAAATAATAAATAGTGACTCTACAGTTAGAATTGCAGATGGATTAAAAAAGAAACAAGTAGATGAAATTAAGGAGTTAAAATTAAATTGTTTATCCATTTCTGTTGAAAATAAAAGATATTATCCTGGAAGCCCTTCTTTGTCATATATACTTGGTTTTGTAGACAAGGATAGTGATGGTATGTACGGAGTGGAAAAGTACTATAATGAAGATTTAAAGGGGAAACCCGGTTTAAATATTTTTTCAGGAACAAGAGAAGGCAATCCTATAGCTTTTGAAAAAAACAAGAAACTCAACGCTGTTGAGGGAAAGAATATAAAATTAAACATTGATGAAAACATCAATGTTATTGTTGCTAATGTCGCAAAAGAAGCTTATGAAAAATATCAACCGAAGAGTTTGTCGATTATTGTAAGTGAGCCAAAAACCAATAAAATTGTAGCTATGGAAAATTTTCCGAGGTATGATTCAAATAATCCAAGGCAAGGGCGAACTAAAGAAGAAAGCAATGAATTAGAAACTCTTTCTGAAGATGAAAAAGTTGAAAAATATTATGATATTTGGCGAAATATTGCAATAAGTGATACATATGAACCTGGTTCTGTATTTAAATTGATTACAACAGCAATTGCACTTGAAGAAAATACTGCAAATGAAAAATCTATCTATAAGTGTGAAGGTATTTATACAGATATTCCTGGAGTAAAAATAAAATGTATAAGATGGTATGATCCTCACGGCGATCAAACTGTGGAAGAAGCATTGGCAAATTCTTGTAATCCGGCCTATGTTAGAATAGCTCAGGATATAGGATATGCAAAATTTTATGAATATATAAAGTCCTTTGGCTTTGGTGAAGTAACAGGTATAGATATTAATGGAGAAGCTAAGGGGATAATTCCTAAAAGTGCAGAATCTATTAATTCTACACAATTGGCAACAATGTCTTATGGACATGGTATAGCTGTAACACCAATTCAAATGATTACTGCAGCAAATGCTATTGTTAACGGAGGCTATATTATAGAGCCAAAGGTTGTCAAAGAAATAGAAGGAAAAGAAGACAAAGAAGGACCTGCTGTAAAAAGACAGGTGATTTCTGAAGAGACGAGTAAGAGAATGCTTGCTTTACTAGCTAATAATGTTGAAAATGGAGCAGCTAGTGGAGTTAAGTCATCTAATTATAAAGTTGGTGGGAAATCAGGTACAACAATAAAAATAGAAGACGGAAAATATACTTCTGAAAAAGTAGTTGCTTCTTTTTATTCGACATTTCCAATTGACAATCCTAAATATTCGGTATTGGTAGTTGTTGATGAACCACAGGGAAGTAATTCAGGAAATGCTGTTTCAGGTTCTATTTCTAAAGAAATAAATAATCAAATAGTAAAATATAAAAATTTAGAAGATCATAGTTATACTGCAGGGGAAATAGAAGAGTCAACAGTACCGGACTTAATAGGTTTATCGTTAAAAAATGCAGTAAAACTACTAGAAAAAAATGATTTGAAGGCGAATATAGTAAACACTTCATTAAGTGATTCAATTATAATTACAAATCAGTCTATTGAAGCTGGTACCAAAGTCGAAAAAAATTCTACAGTTGATTTAAAGGCTGATGATTCAGGAACTTCTTTAATAAAAGTGCCGGATTTAATAGGTATGTCTAAGTCAGAGGTTAATATTGAAGTTGGAAGCTTAGATATAGAAATAAAAAATAAGGGAAATATTGAAGAGGGAAAGGTAAGTAAAACTATACCTGAATATAATGAATTTATAGAACCGGGAAGTAAATTAGAAGTTATATATGAAAGTGATTAATAGGCTAAAGATTATTCTTTTGCCTATTATTTATTATAATGCTCAATTATTTGTTATAATAAATATTTGAGTAAAGGAGAGATTTATGGAAAATATTAAAAGTGATTTACTATTGCCTTTAGGAGTTAGTATTATAATTTCCTTAATTTTAGGTAAAATAGTAATTAAAATTTTAAAAAAAGCACATATAGGACAGAGTATTAGAGAAGATGGACCTAAGGCACATTATTCTAAGGCTGGTACACCAACTATGGGTGGAATTATTTTTGTTTTTTCAACTCTAATTACTTTAGCGATTTTTAAAGGATATAGTTTTGAAAATATATTAATAGTCTTAGGAATGTTAGGTTTTGGATTAGTAGGATTTGTAGATGATTTTTTCAAATTAGTAATGAAAAGATCCTTAGGACTTACTGAAATGCAAAAAATAATATTTCAAATAATAATAAGTTTTGCATTGATTTTTTTAGCATCACAAGTTTCAATTAAACCTATAGGAACTTTTATAATACCGTTTATTAACATTGAGTTAAACTTAGGGGTTTTTGCTTATCCTATACTTGCGTTTATTATGATAGGAACTGTAAATGCTACAAATATAACAGATGGTTTAGATGGCCTAGCTACTAGTGTAACTATTCCGGTTTTTATTGCTTTAACGATAATAGCAATTAATTTTAACTCTAATATAAGTTTATTTAGTATTATTTTCACAGGAGCTTTAATAGGATTTTTAGTATATAATTCCAACCCTGCATCTGTTTTTATGGGAGATACTGGTTCAATGGCAATTGGCGGAGCATTGGTAATGGCATGTATAATATTTAATATGTCCTTGTATCTTATAATACTTGGTGGAGTTTATGTAATGGAAACAATGTCGGTAATAATACAGGTAATTAGTTATAAGACAAGAAATAAAAAAAGAGTTTTTTTAATGTCACCAATTCACCATCATTTTGAATTAAAAGGATATAAGGAACAAAAAATTGTTACATCATTTACTATTTTAAGCACAATATTATCAGTAATAACTTTACTGTTATTCTTATAGGAGCAGAAAATGAATTATTTTGTATTAGGACTTGGTATTACAGGAATTTCAACTATAAAAACTCTATCTTCAATAGGATATACTGTATATGCCTTTGATGAAAATTTAAAAGATTTTAGTGCAGTAGAAGATTCATTAAAAGAATATAATTACAATCTTATTAAAAATCTAAATGAAATAAATTATGATATTATAGATACTGTTGTAAAAAGTCCGGGAATTAAATTAGAAAATGAAATATTAATGAATTTTAAAAATTTAAATAAGGAAATAATAAGTGATTTAGAATTAGCCTATAGATTATTTCCAGATAAAAATTTAATCTCTATTACTGGAACTAATGGAAAGACTACAACGACAATGTTATTAACCCATATAATTAATACTTCTGGTAGAAAAGCTATGGCAATTGGTAATATTGGTGTTGGAATGTTGTGGGAGATTTACAATAATAAAAATATTGACTACTTTGTTATAGAAGCATCAAGTTTTCAATTGGCATCAATTAATAGCTTCAGGACTAAAGTAGCAGGTATTATTAACATAAGTGAAGATCATATTGACTGGCATGGAGATTATAACAAGTATATAGAAGATAAAAGTAATATATTTAAATTTCAAAGGGACGATGATTATTTAGTTGTTAATTGTGATGATGAAATAATAAAAAAAATTATAAGAAAAACTAAATCAAAAGTAATTTGTACTTCTCAGATAAAAGAATTAAAAAATGGAATATATGAAAAAAACGAAGAAATTATTTATAACAATAACGGTTCTGAAGAATATGTTCTTAATACAAAAGATTTAAAAATTGTAGGTAAGCATAATGTTCAAAATACTTTAATAGCCGTTGGAATGGCTATTTGTTTAGAA
It encodes:
- the rsmH gene encoding 16S rRNA (cytosine(1402)-N(4))-methyltransferase RsmH, with product MEFKHISVLLNETIDGLKIKPNGIYIDCTLGGGGHSLEIAKRLKNGRLICIDQDIEAIEAAKIKLSDFIENITFVKSNFKYFCEILDELKIDKVDGILMDIGVSSYQIDKDERGFSYIHNSELDMRMDQSQELTAKYIVNNYSSKELTDIFYKYGEEKWSKRIADFIVEKRKDKEIRTTFDLVEIIDSAVPVDVRRRSKGHYSKRVFQALRIEVNNELGVLEEVLPKMIDYLNFGGRLCIITFHSLEDRIVKNIFKDLNTSCICPPEIPICVCNKKKKIKIITRKPIVPSEEEIEQNPRSKSAKLRIVERVRD
- a CDS encoding septum formation initiator family protein; its protein translation is MEARSFEYYYEEIEEDIVVPKKRIKKRKKNLNRQYNKTKTINRAQTKSAINAKKLIISIYGIVNLLLIAITLYGYITLSNASLEITQIKSDITEMETIRDQYKMEIAKYSSSERIEEIAKYNLGMSYPEENQFYYLSNKNNYDNIDSKDKNEELLLAGVKDKTEYEKE
- a CDS encoding penicillin-binding transpeptidase domain-containing protein, whose protein sequence is MKKNKNFSKLQKTFQNRTIAIFLISLFIVAIFAVRLIWLYNSEYRVRAAEQRQKTIEIPAHRGNILDSNGNILAESVKVNVLYYIPEKISQQQRDVLINGLSRILNINTDEINEIINSDSTVRIADGLKKKQVDEIKELKLNCLSISVENKRYYPGSPSLSYILGFVDKDSDGMYGVEKYYNEDLKGKPGLNIFSGTREGNPIAFEKNKKLNAVEGKNIKLNIDENINVIVANVAKEAYEKYQPKSLSIIVSEPKTNKIVAMENFPRYDSNNPRQGRTKEESNELETLSEDEKVEKYYDIWRNIAISDTYEPGSVFKLITTAIALEENTANEKSIYKCEGIYTDIPGVKIKCIRWYDPHGDQTVEEALANSCNPAYVRIAQDIGYAKFYEYIKSFGFGEVTGIDINGEAKGIIPKSAESINSTQLATMSYGHGIAVTPIQMITAANAIVNGGYIIEPKVVKEIEGKEDKEGPAVKRQVISEETSKRMLALLANNVENGAASGVKSSNYKVGGKSGTTIKIEDGKYTSEKVVASFYSTFPIDNPKYSVLVVVDEPQGSNSGNAVSGSISKEINNQIVKYKNLEDHSYTAGEIEESTVPDLIGLSLKNAVKLLEKNDLKANIVNTSLSDSIIITNQSIEAGTKVEKNSTVDLKADDSGTSLIKVPDLIGMSKSEVNIEVGSLDIEIKNKGNIEEGKVSKTIPEYNEFIEPGSKLEVIYESD
- the mraY gene encoding phospho-N-acetylmuramoyl-pentapeptide-transferase, with protein sequence MENIKSDLLLPLGVSIIISLILGKIVIKILKKAHIGQSIREDGPKAHYSKAGTPTMGGIIFVFSTLITLAIFKGYSFENILIVLGMLGFGLVGFVDDFFKLVMKRSLGLTEMQKIIFQIIISFALIFLASQVSIKPIGTFIIPFINIELNLGVFAYPILAFIMIGTVNATNITDGLDGLATSVTIPVFIALTIIAINFNSNISLFSIIFTGALIGFLVYNSNPASVFMGDTGSMAIGGALVMACIIFNMSLYLIILGGVYVMETMSVIIQVISYKTRNKKRVFLMSPIHHHFELKGYKEQKIVTSFTILSTILSVITLLLFL
- the murD gene encoding UDP-N-acetylmuramoyl-L-alanine--D-glutamate ligase: MNYFVLGLGITGISTIKTLSSIGYTVYAFDENLKDFSAVEDSLKEYNYNLIKNLNEINYDIIDTVVKSPGIKLENEILMNFKNLNKEIISDLELAYRLFPDKNLISITGTNGKTTTTMLLTHIINTSGRKAMAIGNIGVGMLWEIYNNKNIDYFVIEASSFQLASINSFRTKVAGIINISEDHIDWHGDYNKYIEDKSNIFKFQRDDDYLVVNCDDEIIKKIIRKTKSKVICTSQIKELKNGIYEKNEEIIYNNNGSEEYVLNTKDLKIVGKHNVQNTLIAVGMAICLEIDINTIREACITFNPVEHRIEFVREINGIKFYNDSKGTNIDATLKALNSFNSPIILIAGGYDKKVSFDELFKTGDYDLKSLIVFGETKYKIKNSAEKFGYSNIFVVENMEKAVELIEEIAENGDVALLSPACASWGMYKSYIERGKDFKRLVYKLGE